One part of the [Synechococcus] sp. NIES-970 genome encodes these proteins:
- the sucD gene encoding succinyl-CoA synthetase, alpha chain, whose translation MAWQTNQNILIQGIHTSLAQYYCPRMAAYGTKIIGGVSAGGGGQTIGELPIFDLVMEVTEKAGPITTSLIFVDPFEVLDASLEAIAAGIKQLIIVSAGVPPLDMVRLLYEAQREQVQILGPGSSGLVVPGQLWLGTGFVNHFQPGDVAILSRFSSLSQEVAIFLNQVGLGQSFVVDVGNSDLPGSNFAQWLQYLDQDPATKAIALLGRHGSQEEIDLIPLLRDKIKTPVVTYLCGSHAPIHRSCHDASTIIASQLSYCISDIYTPTEMHSAFKQEKLAFARTPKELPLLLKKALQPPKTRTRRTRPPEATPIGD comes from the coding sequence ATGGCTTGGCAAACGAATCAAAATATTCTTATTCAGGGCATCCACACCTCCCTTGCCCAATACTATTGTCCTCGGATGGCCGCCTATGGCACTAAAATTATTGGCGGTGTGAGTGCGGGGGGCGGTGGCCAGACCATCGGAGAGCTGCCAATTTTTGATCTCGTCATGGAAGTCACAGAGAAGGCCGGCCCAATTACGACGAGTTTAATTTTTGTTGACCCCTTTGAAGTCTTGGATGCTTCCCTAGAGGCGATCGCCGCCGGAATCAAACAATTGATTATTGTTTCTGCGGGGGTTCCTCCCCTAGACATGGTGCGCCTACTCTACGAAGCCCAGCGAGAGCAAGTACAAATTCTTGGGCCCGGTAGTAGTGGGCTGGTAGTGCCAGGGCAACTGTGGCTTGGCACAGGATTTGTGAACCACTTTCAGCCTGGTGATGTGGCAATTCTCAGTCGTTTCAGTAGTCTCTCCCAGGAAGTGGCAATTTTTCTCAATCAGGTAGGTTTAGGACAGTCCTTTGTCGTAGATGTAGGAAACTCTGATTTACCGGGCTCCAATTTTGCCCAATGGCTCCAGTACCTTGACCAAGATCCTGCAACGAAGGCGATCGCCCTCCTCGGTCGCCACGGCTCCCAAGAAGAAATTGACCTCATCCCCCTCCTCCGGGACAAAATCAAAACCCCCGTTGTCACCTATCTATGTGGTAGCCATGCTCCCATTCACCGGAGTTGCCATGATGCCAGCACCATCATCGCCAGCCAGCTTTCTTATTGCATCAGCGATATCTACACCCCCACTGAAATGCATAGCGCCTTTAAGCAAGAAAAGCTCGCCTTTGCCCGTACCCCGAAAGAACTACCGCTGCTGCTAAAAAAAGCCCTCCAGCCCCCTAAAACTCGCACACGTCGCACACGTCCCCCTGAAGCAACCCCCATAGGAGATTGA